In the genome of Trichomycterus rosablanca isolate fTriRos1 chromosome 24, fTriRos1.hap1, whole genome shotgun sequence, one region contains:
- the znf362a gene encoding zinc finger protein 362a isoform X2, translated as MAEPRFNNPYFWPPPPAMPGQLDNLVLINKIKEQLMAEKIRPPHLPPTSIQSQQPLLVPPTLTEGGQHAMAVSKLQQMPGLSPHSPTQPDVALHARPASSSVTGRILGDVNLNLDDKAALKARGLWEDWHLRQIIDQPSRANHLSALSSRNQNQNSSDSGSPATLTSNTSTISQARHGATFSTNLASGLPSASGTESFKHSVGLTGLLGPPPKTGGRGRKKIKAENTSGPLLVVPYPILASGADQSSVTITAKEGKMYRCKVCPLTFFSKSDMQIHSKSHTEAKPHKCPHCTKSFANASYLAQHLRIHLGVKPYHCSYCEKSFRQLSHLQQHTRIHTGDRPYKCVQPGCDKAFTQLSNLQSHQRSHNKDKPYKCSNCYRAYSDSASLQIHLAAHAIKNAKAYCCSMCGRAYTSETYLMKHMSKHTVVEHLVTQHSPPRTESPNIPIRISLI; from the exons ATGGCAGAGCCACGGTTTAATAACCCATACTTCTGGCCTCCACCGCCTGCAATGCCTGGTCAG CTCGACAACCTTGTTCTAATCAACAAGATCAAAGAGCAGCTGATGGCAGAGAAGATCAGACCACCACACTTACCCCCCACATCAATCCAATCCCAACAGCCACTGCTGGTCCCACCAACACTTACTGAAGGTGGTCAGCATGCCATGGCAGTGTCTAAACTTCAGCAGATGCCAGGGCTCTCTCCTCATAGCCCTACACAGCCTGATGTTGCCCTGCATGCCAGACCAGCCTCAAGCTCAGTCACAG GACGTATTCTCGGAGATGTAAACTTGAATCTGGATGACAAGGCTGCCTTAAAAGCTAGAGGACTCTGGGAGGACTGGCATTTACGACAGATTATAGACCAGCCGTCAAGAGCAAACCATCTGTCAG CACTGTCCTCTCGTAACCAGAACCAGAACAGCTCAGACTCTGGTAGCCCTGCCACTCTGACATCTAACACCAGCACCATAAGCCAAGCGCGCCATGGAGCAACTTTCTCCACAAACCTCGCCTCAGGACTGCCCAGTGCCTCAGGTACAGAATCATTCAAACACAGTGTTGGGCTGACGGGACTGCTGGGACCACCTCCTAAAACTGGAGGACGAGGCCGCAAGAAGATCAAAGCAGAAAACACCTCCGGTCCTTTGCTGGTTGTACCCTACCCCATCCTGGCTTCAGGAGCCGACCAATCATCTGTAACCATTACTGCCAAAGAGGGCAAAATGTACAG gtGTAAAGTGTGCCCACTCACATTTTTTTCCAAATCAGACATGCAAATCCACTCAAAGTCTCACACTGAGGCTAAGCCACACAAATGCCCTCACTGCACGAAGTCGTTCGCCAACGCCTCCTACCTGGCACAGCATTTACGCATTCATCTGGGAGTGAAACCTTATCACTGCTCGTACTGTGAGAAATCCTTCCGCCAGCTCTCACACCTACAGCAACACACTAG AATTCACACAGGAGATCGACCTTATAAATGTGTTCAACCAGGCTGTGATAAAGCCTTCACACAACTCTCCAATCTACAA TCTCACCAGAGATCCCACAATAAAGACAAGCCATACAAGTGCTCCAACTGCTACCGAGCTTACTCCGACTCTGCCTCACTGCAGATCCACCTAGCAGCTCACGCCATCAAAAATGCAAAAGCTTACTGCTGCAGCATGTGTGGGAGAGCCTACACCTCA GAGACCTACCTGATGAAGCACATGTCTAAACACACAGTAGTGGAGCACCTGGTGACCCAGCACTCCCCACCGAGAACTGAGTCGCCCAACATCCCCATACGTATCTCCCTCATCTGA
- the fam83e gene encoding protein FAM83G isoform X2 yields the protein MSYSQQQSLDNDVVFFPVNDSNPEFLHCERERSALECLLSGGTGAFYNKLGADQLCPFLSPSEVDQVSSWTEDYRSSENLENGDAGSEISLDMDSGQYLPAQSDTPAPCLDLGWPEKDRWDCVERAMVYTNPPLPQAPHIREVIRTLLQGATTLIAIVADRLTDSTVIGDLNLAASRGVAVYIILNQRSAEKTFSPNKLQHPNIRVRTLGGKSFYSHDGKMVVGELKESFILVDLLTVVLGSYSLTWTDAHLHRQLVTVMSGPVVEFFDREFRILYAASLPIPDSWKDAKPIELPKTDVTLHQPEPNIQKQLLQERCPSPPTPITNNPIDWEALGVLKKSDSFQEGDIYPNVFWEETPKYHRAEFNRHNGVTGTGREFGDLYATEWQTENKLFHVDPRHIRDHQGMFGIQNPERLQYGFLSPDREERGSRLRYRDISTEMNLQEDMIPFSRAHRQDCAPNLDWSQEENLVPEMTIPMSTAVSKKKPVVVSVPQTERSWNISDILRKSMRKGARNTLNKSALDLSTQETDIQTNQQANPFESFPLTPALALMKKRNDEVKSSLLRSSVIDQPLSRHRSFSFGPQRDFWRGPFFKNDS from the exons ATGTCTTACTCTCAGCAACAGAGTCTCGATAATGATGTGGTCTTCTTTCCGGTGAACGACTCCAACCCGGAATTCCTTCACTGTGAGCGGGAACGATCTGCCCTGGAGTGCCTGCTGAGTGGAGGTACAGGAGCTTTTTACAACAAACTCGGTGCAGATCAACTCTGTCCTTTTCTCTCACCCAGTGAGGTTGACCAGGTCTCCAGTTGGACTGAGGACTACAGGAGTTCTGAAAACCTTGAGAATGGGGATGCTGGTAGTGAGATCAGCTTGGACATGGACTCAGGTCAATACCTTCCTGCGCAATCAGACACACCAGCTCCATGTTTGGACCTAGGCTGGCCGGAAAAAGATAGATGGGATTGTGTGGAGCGTGCCATGGTGTACACCAATCCCCCATTGCCACAGGCCCCTCACATTAGGGAGGTTATCAGGACACTACTGCAAGGAGCCACCACG CTGATTGCTATAGTcgcagacagactgacagacagcaCTGTGATTGGAGATTTAAACTTAGCTGCGTCACGTGGAGTTGCTGTCTATATCATCCTGAACCAAAGATCTGCTGAAAAAACCTTCTCACCAAACAAGCTGCAGCATCCG AATATAAGGGTTCGAACTCTGGGGGGAAAGTCATTCTACTCTCATGATGGAAAGATGGTGGTGGGCGAGCTGAAGGAGAGTTTTATCCTTGTGGATCTTTTAACCGTGGTTCTGGGGAGCTACag TCTCACCTGGACTGATGCACATCTGCACCGGCAGCTCGTCACTGTCATGAGTGGCCCAGTGGTGGAATTTTTTGATCGAGAGTTCCGCATCCTTTATGCAGCCTCACTGCCCATCCCTGATTCATGGAAAGATGCAAAGCCTATAGAGTTACCCAAGACTGATGTAACTCTTCACCAACCAGAACCAAATATTCAGAAACAGTTGCTTCAGGAGAGGTGTCCCAGCCCTCCCACACCCATTACTAACAATCCTATTGACTGGGAGGCTCTGGGGGTCTTGAAGAAGAGTGATAGCTTCCAAGAAGGTGATATCTATCCAAATGTGTTTTGGGAGGAGACGCCAAAGTATCACAGAGCAGAATTCAACAGGCACAATGGGGTTACTGGAACTGGAAGAGAATTTGGTGATCTGTATGCAACTGAATGGCAAACTGAAAACAA GTTATTTCATGTTGACCCAAGACACATACGAGATCATCAGGGCATGTTTGG CATTCAAAACCCTGAGAGACTGCAGTATGGATTTCTGAGTCCTGACCGTGAGGAGAGAGGATCCAGGCTCAGGTATCGAGACATCAGTACAGAGATGAACCTGCAGGAAGACATGATACCTTTTTCACGAGCTCACAGACAAGATTGTGCACCAAACCTAGATTGGAGTCAGGAGGAAAATTTAGTTCCAGAGATGACAATACCAATGTCCACTGCAGTCAGTAAAAAG AAGCCAGTTGTTGTAAGTGTCCCGCAGACTGAAAGATCCTGGAATATAAGTGACATCCTGAGAAAAAGCATGCGGAAGGGTGCTAGGAATACACTCAACAAGTCTGCTTTGGACCTGAGTACACAGGAGACGGACATACAAACAAATCAACAGGCCAAT CCGTTTGAGAGTTTTCCACTAACTCCAGCCCTAGCACTGATGAAAAAGCGAAATGATGAGGTTAAATCTTCACTTCTAAGGAGCTCAGTTATTGATCAGCCACTGTCCAGACACCGCAGTTTTAGTTTTGGCCCCCAAAGGGACTTCTGGAGAGGTCCTTTCTTCAAAAACGACAGCTGA
- the tnfrsf9b gene encoding tumor necrosis factor receptor superfamily member 9b — MWLVLALMLPLALSLGSEVESGCADWSLDPSKQACCQTCKPGNQLVRQCGLDPQTLCAPCINGTYATEGIPKSCLRCTQCLSPMRVKTPCTASSDTVCDCDYGFRCGDQKCSFCIQVCGKGEEPSNRRCQPCPAGKFNNQTHQHCISWSSSCPFPNQRIIAAGTAVSDIVCADVEPTLLPPDVKPTAIQQDSEYISPGLTLAIAVICACLILCSTLPFCVLLHYKSRKTLKTAPIHVKAPAGRRQVPEPEQCSFCFPQEERGSNSESSLISDDKPFELVV, encoded by the exons ATGTGGCTGGTTCTGGCATTGATGCTGCCACTGGCTCTCTCACTGGGCAGTGAGGTTGAATCAGGCTGTGCTGACTGGAGTTTAGACCCTTCAAAGCAAGCATGCTGCCAGACATGCAAACCAG GAAACCAACTGGTGAGACAATGTGGTTTGGACCCCCAGACGCTGTGTGCACCCTGTATCAATGGAACATATGCCACCGAAGGCATACCGAAGAGCTGTCTGAGATGCACTCAATGCTTAA GTCCAATGAGAGTTAAAACTCCATGTACTGCGAGCAGTGATACAGTGTGTGACTGTGATTATGGATTCCGCTGTGGTGACCAAAAGTGCTCCTTCTGCATCCAGGTGTGTGGTAAAGGAGAGGAGCCAAGTAACC GAAGATGCCAGCCTTGCCCTGCAGGAAAATTCAACAATCAGACCCATCAGCACTGCATCAGCTGGAGCAGCAG ctGTCCATTTCCAAATCAGAGGATAATCGCAGCAGGGACCGCCGTCAGTGACATTGTGTGTGCAGATGTAGAACCCACCCTTCTGCCGCCAGATGTTAAACCCACTGCAATTCAACAAGACAGCGAATATATCT CTCCGGGACTGACACTGGCCATAGCTGTCATCTGTGCCTGTTTGATTCTCTGTTCAACTCTACCATTCTGTGTATTACTTCATTATAAAAGTAGAAAGACACTGAAAACAGCACCAATACATGTGAAAGCCCCAGCAG GGCGGAGACAGGTACCAGAGCCTGAGCAATGCAGTTTCTGTTTTCCACAAGAGGAGCGTGGCAGCAACAGTGAGTCATCATTAATCAGCGATGATAAACCCTTCGAGCTGGTTGTATGA
- the emp3a gene encoding epithelial membrane protein 3, whose amino-acid sequence MAFLLIAVTTLHLIILAMLFIATAEKSWWTWENVEKADLWHKCFYDNSTGTLMCSSANENEWLRSVQALMVLSVLVSSLCLLVFLFQLFTTSKQGLFYFSGLGQIFAGLSVFSAVLIYTIQRKEILQDPRELSQGHFGYCYVLGWVCVPLLLGSGVLYVHLRKKKSFAA is encoded by the exons ATGGCTTTCCTGCTGATAGCAGTGACAACTTTACATTTGATCATTCTGGCCATGCTGTTCATCGCCACTGCTGAAAAG tcTTGGTGGACATgggaaaatgtggaaaaagcaGATCTTTGGCATAAGTGCTTTTATGACAACAGCACAGGAACTTTGATGTGTTCCTCTGCAAATGAGAATG AATGGCTGCGGTCAGTGCAGGCACTGATGGTCCTGTCTGTGCTCGTCTCATCCCTCTGCTTACTCGTGTTCCTTTTCCAGCTTTTTACAACGTCAAAGCAAGGCCTCTTCTACTTTAGTGGCCTTGGCCAAATctttgcag GTCTGTCAGtgttttcagctgtcctcatcTACACCATTCAAAGGAAGGAAATCCTGCAGGACCCCCGTGAGCTGAGTCAAGGCCATTTCGGTTACTGCTACGTCCTGGGCTGGGTGTGTGTACCTCTGCTACTCGGTAGTGGGGTTCTGTATGTCCACCTCCGTAAGAAGAAAAGCTTTGCAGCCTGA
- the fam83e gene encoding protein FAM83G isoform X1 → MSYSQQQSLDNDVVFFPVNDSNPEFLHCERERSALECLLSGGTGAFYNKLGADQLCPFLSPSEVDQVSSWTEDYRSSENLENGDAGSEISLDMDSGQYLPAQSDTPAPCLDLGWPEKDRWDCVERAMVYTNPPLPQAPHIREVIRTLLQGATTLIAIVADRLTDSTVIGDLNLAASRGVAVYIILNQRSAEKTFSPNKLQHPNIRVRTLGGKSFYSHDGKMVVGELKESFILVDLLTVVLGSYSLTWTDAHLHRQLVTVMSGPVVEFFDREFRILYAASLPIPDSWKDAKPIELPKTDVTLHQPEPNIQKQLLQERCPSPPTPITNNPIDWEALGVLKKSDSFQEGDIYPNVFWEETPKYHRAEFNRHNGVTGTGREFGDLYATEWQTENKLFHVDPRHIRDHQGMFGSIQNPERLQYGFLSPDREERGSRLRYRDISTEMNLQEDMIPFSRAHRQDCAPNLDWSQEENLVPEMTIPMSTAVSKKKPVVVSVPQTERSWNISDILRKSMRKGARNTLNKSALDLSTQETDIQTNQQANPFESFPLTPALALMKKRNDEVKSSLLRSSVIDQPLSRHRSFSFGPQRDFWRGPFFKNDS, encoded by the exons ATGTCTTACTCTCAGCAACAGAGTCTCGATAATGATGTGGTCTTCTTTCCGGTGAACGACTCCAACCCGGAATTCCTTCACTGTGAGCGGGAACGATCTGCCCTGGAGTGCCTGCTGAGTGGAGGTACAGGAGCTTTTTACAACAAACTCGGTGCAGATCAACTCTGTCCTTTTCTCTCACCCAGTGAGGTTGACCAGGTCTCCAGTTGGACTGAGGACTACAGGAGTTCTGAAAACCTTGAGAATGGGGATGCTGGTAGTGAGATCAGCTTGGACATGGACTCAGGTCAATACCTTCCTGCGCAATCAGACACACCAGCTCCATGTTTGGACCTAGGCTGGCCGGAAAAAGATAGATGGGATTGTGTGGAGCGTGCCATGGTGTACACCAATCCCCCATTGCCACAGGCCCCTCACATTAGGGAGGTTATCAGGACACTACTGCAAGGAGCCACCACG CTGATTGCTATAGTcgcagacagactgacagacagcaCTGTGATTGGAGATTTAAACTTAGCTGCGTCACGTGGAGTTGCTGTCTATATCATCCTGAACCAAAGATCTGCTGAAAAAACCTTCTCACCAAACAAGCTGCAGCATCCG AATATAAGGGTTCGAACTCTGGGGGGAAAGTCATTCTACTCTCATGATGGAAAGATGGTGGTGGGCGAGCTGAAGGAGAGTTTTATCCTTGTGGATCTTTTAACCGTGGTTCTGGGGAGCTACag TCTCACCTGGACTGATGCACATCTGCACCGGCAGCTCGTCACTGTCATGAGTGGCCCAGTGGTGGAATTTTTTGATCGAGAGTTCCGCATCCTTTATGCAGCCTCACTGCCCATCCCTGATTCATGGAAAGATGCAAAGCCTATAGAGTTACCCAAGACTGATGTAACTCTTCACCAACCAGAACCAAATATTCAGAAACAGTTGCTTCAGGAGAGGTGTCCCAGCCCTCCCACACCCATTACTAACAATCCTATTGACTGGGAGGCTCTGGGGGTCTTGAAGAAGAGTGATAGCTTCCAAGAAGGTGATATCTATCCAAATGTGTTTTGGGAGGAGACGCCAAAGTATCACAGAGCAGAATTCAACAGGCACAATGGGGTTACTGGAACTGGAAGAGAATTTGGTGATCTGTATGCAACTGAATGGCAAACTGAAAACAA GTTATTTCATGTTGACCCAAGACACATACGAGATCATCAGGGCATGTTTGG CAGCATTCAAAACCCTGAGAGACTGCAGTATGGATTTCTGAGTCCTGACCGTGAGGAGAGAGGATCCAGGCTCAGGTATCGAGACATCAGTACAGAGATGAACCTGCAGGAAGACATGATACCTTTTTCACGAGCTCACAGACAAGATTGTGCACCAAACCTAGATTGGAGTCAGGAGGAAAATTTAGTTCCAGAGATGACAATACCAATGTCCACTGCAGTCAGTAAAAAG AAGCCAGTTGTTGTAAGTGTCCCGCAGACTGAAAGATCCTGGAATATAAGTGACATCCTGAGAAAAAGCATGCGGAAGGGTGCTAGGAATACACTCAACAAGTCTGCTTTGGACCTGAGTACACAGGAGACGGACATACAAACAAATCAACAGGCCAAT CCGTTTGAGAGTTTTCCACTAACTCCAGCCCTAGCACTGATGAAAAAGCGAAATGATGAGGTTAAATCTTCACTTCTAAGGAGCTCAGTTATTGATCAGCCACTGTCCAGACACCGCAGTTTTAGTTTTGGCCCCCAAAGGGACTTCTGGAGAGGTCCTTTCTTCAAAAACGACAGCTGA
- the znf362a gene encoding zinc finger protein 362a isoform X1 — protein sequence MFFPSSMAEPRFNNPYFWPPPPAMPGQLDNLVLINKIKEQLMAEKIRPPHLPPTSIQSQQPLLVPPTLTEGGQHAMAVSKLQQMPGLSPHSPTQPDVALHARPASSSVTGRILGDVNLNLDDKAALKARGLWEDWHLRQIIDQPSRANHLSALSSRNQNQNSSDSGSPATLTSNTSTISQARHGATFSTNLASGLPSASGTESFKHSVGLTGLLGPPPKTGGRGRKKIKAENTSGPLLVVPYPILASGADQSSVTITAKEGKMYRCKVCPLTFFSKSDMQIHSKSHTEAKPHKCPHCTKSFANASYLAQHLRIHLGVKPYHCSYCEKSFRQLSHLQQHTRIHTGDRPYKCVQPGCDKAFTQLSNLQSHQRSHNKDKPYKCSNCYRAYSDSASLQIHLAAHAIKNAKAYCCSMCGRAYTSETYLMKHMSKHTVVEHLVTQHSPPRTESPNIPIRISLI from the exons atgtttttccccTCTAGCATGGCAGAGCCACGGTTTAATAACCCATACTTCTGGCCTCCACCGCCTGCAATGCCTGGTCAG CTCGACAACCTTGTTCTAATCAACAAGATCAAAGAGCAGCTGATGGCAGAGAAGATCAGACCACCACACTTACCCCCCACATCAATCCAATCCCAACAGCCACTGCTGGTCCCACCAACACTTACTGAAGGTGGTCAGCATGCCATGGCAGTGTCTAAACTTCAGCAGATGCCAGGGCTCTCTCCTCATAGCCCTACACAGCCTGATGTTGCCCTGCATGCCAGACCAGCCTCAAGCTCAGTCACAG GACGTATTCTCGGAGATGTAAACTTGAATCTGGATGACAAGGCTGCCTTAAAAGCTAGAGGACTCTGGGAGGACTGGCATTTACGACAGATTATAGACCAGCCGTCAAGAGCAAACCATCTGTCAG CACTGTCCTCTCGTAACCAGAACCAGAACAGCTCAGACTCTGGTAGCCCTGCCACTCTGACATCTAACACCAGCACCATAAGCCAAGCGCGCCATGGAGCAACTTTCTCCACAAACCTCGCCTCAGGACTGCCCAGTGCCTCAGGTACAGAATCATTCAAACACAGTGTTGGGCTGACGGGACTGCTGGGACCACCTCCTAAAACTGGAGGACGAGGCCGCAAGAAGATCAAAGCAGAAAACACCTCCGGTCCTTTGCTGGTTGTACCCTACCCCATCCTGGCTTCAGGAGCCGACCAATCATCTGTAACCATTACTGCCAAAGAGGGCAAAATGTACAG gtGTAAAGTGTGCCCACTCACATTTTTTTCCAAATCAGACATGCAAATCCACTCAAAGTCTCACACTGAGGCTAAGCCACACAAATGCCCTCACTGCACGAAGTCGTTCGCCAACGCCTCCTACCTGGCACAGCATTTACGCATTCATCTGGGAGTGAAACCTTATCACTGCTCGTACTGTGAGAAATCCTTCCGCCAGCTCTCACACCTACAGCAACACACTAG AATTCACACAGGAGATCGACCTTATAAATGTGTTCAACCAGGCTGTGATAAAGCCTTCACACAACTCTCCAATCTACAA TCTCACCAGAGATCCCACAATAAAGACAAGCCATACAAGTGCTCCAACTGCTACCGAGCTTACTCCGACTCTGCCTCACTGCAGATCCACCTAGCAGCTCACGCCATCAAAAATGCAAAAGCTTACTGCTGCAGCATGTGTGGGAGAGCCTACACCTCA GAGACCTACCTGATGAAGCACATGTCTAAACACACAGTAGTGGAGCACCTGGTGACCCAGCACTCCCCACCGAGAACTGAGTCGCCCAACATCCCCATACGTATCTCCCTCATCTGA
- the ccdc50b gene encoding coiled-coil domain-containing protein 50 has protein sequence MAQIQIDKSHLPHVYDVCQCFSVLEDGALAHSLQEQEIEQFYSSNVQRSQAVQSDVRLARRLQDEEEERDHLKHRLQQLEKQDCEYAKMIQEELHRCDEESQQREEEDKVLAKRLQEEEEMKIRQHRSEAGYHGNSDESPLNEGMEMWEQMMRDAELARRLQEEEDSQPQRRSCGTDVDFCAAQVAQDEELARYMQRQEKKSNRKSHDLVLPERSHDPRDTKKAPSRNVEPLHVLRERLNSEGMHSPVDEEPSMEQHPLHLTCSSTLMQPSHNIAEDLDPTFTGRKKESQLSTSPSSEIFLGPRTPHSVFYDYLPEPAFVRPTRRHEKKSGFHRSKEKRENCKQQ, from the exons ATGGCACAGATTCAGATTGACAAGTCACATCTTCCACATGTCTATGATG TGTGCCAGTGTTTCTCAGTGCTAGAGGATGGTGCATTGGCACATAGTCTTCAGGAACAGGAGA TCGAGCAGTTTTACAGCTCCAATGTGCAGAGGAGCCAGGCAGTACAGAGCGATGTGCGTCTGGCCCGGAGACTTCAggacgaggaggaggagagggATCATCTCAAACATCGACTTCAACAGCT AGAAAAACAGGACTGTGAGTATGCCAAAATGATTCAAGAAGAACTGCACAGATGTGATGAGGAATCTCAACAGAGGGAGGAAGAAGACAAG GTGCTGGCCAAACGGCTACAGGAGGAGGAAGAGATGAAAATTAGGCAGCATAGATCTGAGGCTGGTTACCATGGGAACAGTGACGAATCGCCACTCAATGaag GGATGGAGATGTGGGAGCAGATGATGAGGGATGCTGAGCTGGCTCGTAGACTACAGGAAGAAGAGGATAGTCAGCCTCAGAGGAGG AGCTGTGGAACAGATGTGGACTTTTGTGCTGCACAAGTTGCCCAAGATGAG GAGCTTGCTCGCTACATGCAACGGCAAGAGAAAAAGAGCAACAGGAAATCACATGACCTAGTGTTACCAGAGAGGTCACATGATCCCAGAGACACAAAAAAAGCTCCTAGCAGAAAT GTTGAACCACTGCATGTTCTGAGAGAGAGACTGAACTCAGAGGGTATGCATTCACCAGTGGATGAGGAGCCATCTATGGAGCAGCACCCACTACACCTAACATGCAGTTCAAC GCTGATGCAGCCCAGCCATAACATTGCAGAAGACCTGGACCCAACATTCACAGGCAGAAAAAAGGAAAGCCAGCTATCAACCAGCCCGTCTTCTG AAATATTTTTGGGTCCTCGCACTCCTCACAGTGTTTTCTACGACTACCTACCAGAACCTGCATTTGTCCGACCAACCAGACGTCATGAGAAGAAATCAGGGTTCCATAGATCCAAAGAGAAACGGGAAAACTGTAAGCAGCAGTAG